CATACTGGGCCGTACCGAGCAATATCATTACGATTACAACAATGAGTTGACCAAACGGGTGTTTGCCGACGGCAGCACCAACCTGATGGAACGCGACGACTTGGGCCGTCTGCTCAGCCATACCGATGCAATGGGACGCGTTACCCGTTATCAGTACAGCAACGAAGGCCAGGTAGAAAGTATTACCCGTCCGGACGGCGTCATCCTGCATTTCGACTATGACGACAACTACCGACTGATCCGCAAAAGCGATACCGAAAGCCGTTACCACGGCTATACCTATGACGAAGTGGGCAACCTGCTGACCCATACCGACCCGCTGAAACACATCACCCGTTTCGAATATGCCGGCAACGGTCTGTTGCTGTCGGTAACCGATCCGAACGGCAGCAGTACCGCATACCACTATAACGAAAACCATCAGCCCGACCGGATTACCGACTGTTCGGGTTACGAAACCAAACTCTCTTACACCCCCGAAGGACAGCTGGCGCGTATTACCGATGCGCTGGGACAGCACACCGAATACCACTACGACACCAATCAACACCTCACCCTCGCCCTCTATCCCGACGGCAGCAAGGAGACCTTCGGCTATGATGCCGCAGGTCGTCTGACCACCCATACCGACGGCGAAGGCCACACCACCTCCTACGAATACGGCCAGGACGGTCTGCCGACCCGACGCACCAATGCCTTGGGCCATACCTTCGGCTACCATTACGACCAAGCCCGCCGCTTAGTCGGCCTCACCAATGAAAACGGTGCGCGCTACCGCTTTGCCTACGACATCCTCGACCGATTGATTGCAGAAAGCGGTTTCGACCATAAGCTCACCGGCTACCGCTACAACGCCGGCAACGAACTGATTGAACAGCGTGAATTCGGCGACGAAGCCTCCCTTGCCGCCAAACTGATGGCGCAGCTGGGCGGACAACCCGTCCCCAAAAAAGACGCCGCCCCGCTTTCAGACGGCCTCGACGGCCAAACCCCGCTGCGGACTACCGAGTTCAAACGCGATGTATTGGGACGCTTAATCCATACCCTCGCCCGCAACAACGACAAGGTTCAGGAAACCGTTTACCAATACGACCTGGACGGCAACCTCGTCCGTGCCGCCAACAGCCACAGCATTACCTGCTTCGACTACAACGGCAACGGCCAAATCATCGGCCAGCACCAATGGAGGGTACCGACTAAGGAAGAGAATGCCCGAAACGGATTGCCCGAAACCGACTGGCGCAATGCGCAGTACGACATGCTGTACCTGCCCGTTACCGAAAGCATCCTCTACCACTACGACTTCAACGGCAACCGTACCACCACCGTCCTGCCCGACGGCAGACAAATCAACTATCTGTATTACGGCAGCGGCCACCTGCACCAAATCAGCCTCGACGACGAAGTCATCTCCGACATCGAACGTGATAAGCTGCACCGCGAAATCTACCGTACACAGGGTAAACTCGCCAGCCGTTACGAACTCGATCCCTTAGGCCGTCTGAAAAGGCAAATTGCCGCACTCAACGACCTGACGCAGACCGAAACAGCTAAAAATGCAGTAGCATCGGCTTATGCCGTCAAACGCAGCTACGGCTACGACCGTACCGGCAACCTAACCCACAGTACCGACCAGCGGACGAGCACGACCCGGTTCGAGTACGACAAACTGGGCCGGATTACCCAAGCCGGCAACGAACTGTTCGCCTTCGACCCCGCGCACAATATCCTGTCCGATAACAATAGCCCTACCGTCCCCGACAACCGCCTGAAAACCTACAACGGCACGACCTATTACTACGACCACTTCGGTAACCTGATCCACCGCGAACTGGCCGACGGCGAAGTACAGAACTATTTCTACGACCTGCACGACCAACTGGTTAAAGCGGAAATCTTCAAAAAAGACGGCACGAAAGAGACTTGGGCCTACACCTACGACGCCCTGGGCAGAAGGATAGGCAAAGGCCGTCTGAAAGACGGAAAAGTTTCAGACGGCCTCGAAAACCAAACCCGCTTCGTTTGGGACGGAAGCCACCTCTTGCAAGAAATCCAACCGGACGGCAGGTATACCTATCTCTACACCGATCCCGACAGCTACGAACCTTTGGCACAAGTACACAACCACACCAATGCCAAAGGCGAAAGCCACCAGCAAATCCACTACTTCCATTGCGACCAAATCGGCATTCCAAGAGAAATGACCGATAAGGACGGCAACCTCTTGTGGTTCGGCAACTACACCGGCTGGGGTCGTCTGAAAGAGGAAACCAAGGTAACGGATAGCGCATACCAGCCCTTCCGCCTGCAAAACCAGTATTGCGACCGTGAAACGGGGCTGCATTACAACTTCTTCAGGTATTATGAGCCTGATGGGGGGCGGTTTGTGAATCAGGATCCGATTGGGTTGTTTGGGGGGAGTAATTTTTATGCGTTTGCACCAAATACTACGAAATGGATAGATACATTAGGTTGGTTTAAATATCATGGGAATTGGTGTGGACCAGACTGGACAGGGGGGAGAGAAGAGCAATACAGTAAGCTTCGAGACAATAACGGTTATTATGCTGAACCAATGGGAGTATTGGATACGGCTTGCAGGCAACATGATATTTGTTATGCTAAGTGTAGGGAACAATTCTCATGTTCAGGATTAGAAAAATATAACTGTATGGTAAGGTGTGATGACACTCTTGTGAATACATCTAAAAATATCCAACATGATCCTAATTCTTCTTCTATAAAACGTTGGGGGCTTGAAAAGGCAATTTCACAACACTATGGACCAGAAAATGATACTAATACTTGCCAAAACCCACCATCCCTCGATAAAACAATTAAAAAAACGTCTAAAAATCATAGGTGATATTATGAAAATTTATAAATATATAAGTATTTTTTTATTATATTTATTTATATATATAATTTTATTTATAATAAACCCTTGGATTTTGGAATTAATTAATATTACTATAACACTTCCATGGTCAATTATTGAAGAAGATATTATTACTCATTTAGGACTAAATCTGAATCCTACTATTGATAATATCTTTTATCGAAGAATAATACACTTTGCTTATGGATCAATTAGTTTTTTTATAAATATATTTCTTTTATACAAACTTATATATAAACTTAAAAAAATTTTCAAACTATACAAAATTAATTAGGTTTCGAATCTTATGCTTTTACAAGTGTAGCAAGCCGTAGTCCCTATAAAACCTCCAATCCCGACATAAGGTGTGTGCGGTACGTACGCACACGGGTTCTGTTTTTCAGACGACCCCATCCCCCAACAGGAGCAAGCCGCCATGGCCGTCAATAAAATCGCCCGTAAAAGCAGCGACTTCAGGGTCGTCTTTACCGTCCCCGATTTCTGTTGGCCTCCTCCACCCGCTCCCCCTTCCGTTCCACCCATCCCCTTCCCACTCTTTGCCGATCTCGGCGGTGCCAAGACCGTCGCCAAAGACGTACGCCTCAACCGCAAGCCTGCTTTTGTCTTTAATGCCAGTAAGACGGATAAAACTTATGGCGACGAAATCGCCCTTCCTGGCCGTAAAGGGGTAAAAAGCCGCACCGCCACCAAACCGGCCTGGCCGATGCGTCATTCTTCCTCGGTTAAAATCCGCAAACGCTATATCGTGCGTACCGGCGATATGTTCCATATGAACGGCAAGTTCAGCAAAAGACTCCCCCCTAAAACCTGTTTGTCCTGTAAGGGGGCGGTAGGTGCCGGCCGTCCGGTCAATCCGATACACGGGTTGAAGTTTTTGGAGGGTGAAGCCGACTTTGCCTTTGAAGGCATTTTGCCTTTGGTATGGAGCCGCAGCTATTATTCCGACCAAGACGGTACCGGCTGGCTCGGCGAGGGCTGGAGCGTACCGGGCTGCCAGCGCATTATCCGCGATGCGGCCGGATTGGCCTATATCGACGATCAGGGCCGTTTGTTCCCTTTGCCGGAAGTCGATGAAGATGACGAAGAGCCGGTATTGTTCGAGAGCGAACAGATTTGGTTCAGCAAGAACCCGGACGGCCATTACGTCATTGCTTCGCTGGACGGTTCGATAGCGCTGCGTTTTGCCCCTTTGGTGGTCGCTGAAGACGGTTCGGATGAAGATTCCACCCTCTTCCCTTTGGTCGCGGTGGAAGACGCCAACGGCAACCATCAGCGTTTCGTCTATCATCCGCTGACCGGTTTGCCGCAATACATTATTGACGGCAACGGCCGGGTATTCTCGCTGAACTTCGGCAATGTGGCTGATGAACAGTCGCCCAAAATGCGGCTGCTGTCGGTATCGCTGTTGGAGGGTTTACCCGCCTTTGGCGAAACCGTTCGGGTCGGTACGCCGCTGGTCCGCTATGAATACAACGGCAGTGGTGACCTGATCCGCGTCATCGGCCGCGACGGTAATGTCAAACGCAGCTTCGGCTATAAGAACAATCTGATGGTGTCGCATACGGATGCGGCCGGATTGGTATCGGAATACGAATACGACCACTACACCCCGACCGGCAAAGTCATCCGCAACCGGACTTCCTTGGGCGAGGAATGGCGTTTTACCTATCACGAAGGTTACACCGAGGTAACCGACATACTGGGCCGTACCGAGCAATATCATTACGATTACAACAATGAGTTGACCAAACGGGTGTTTGCCGACGGCAGCACCAACCTGATGGAACGCGACGACTTGGGCCGTCTGCTCAGCCATACCGATGCAATGGGACGCGTTACCCGTTATCAGTACAGCAACGAAGGCCAGGTAGAAAGTATTACCCGTCCGGACGGCGTCATCCTGCATTTCGACTATGACGACAACTACCGACTGATCCGCAAAAGCGATACCGAAAGCCGTTACCACGGCTATACCTATGACGAAGTGGGCAACCTGCTGACCCATACCGACCCGCTGAAACACATCACCCGTTTCGAATATGCCGGCAACGGTCTGTTGCTGTCGGTAACCGATCCGAACGGCAGCAGTACCGCATACCACTATAACGAAAACCATCAGCCCGACCGGATTACCGACTGTTCGGGTTACGAAACCAAACTCTCTTACACCCCCGAAGGACAGCTGGCGCGTATTACCGATGCGCTGGGACAGCACACCGAATACCACTACGACACCAATCAACACCTCACCCTCGCCCTCTATCCCGACGGCAGCAAGGAGACCTTCGGCTATGATGCCGCAGGTCGTCTGACCACCCATACCGACGGCGAAGGCCACACCACCTCCTACGAATACGGCCAGGACGGTCTGCCGACCCGACGCACCAATGCCTTGGGCCATACCTTCGGCTACCATTACGACCAAGCCCGCCGCTTAGTCGGCCTCACCAAT
This genomic interval from Neisseria sp. Marseille-Q5346 contains the following:
- a CDS encoding DUF6531 domain-containing protein; translated protein: MAVNKIARKSSDFRVVFTVPDFCWPPPPAPPSVPPIPFPLFADLGGAKTVAKDVRLNRKPAFVFNASKTDKTYGDEIALPGRKGVKSRTATKPAWPMRHSSSVKIRKRYIVRTGDMFHMNGKFSKRLPPKTCLSCKGAVGAGRPVNPIHGLKFLEGEADFAFEGILPLVWSRSYYSDQDGTGWLGEGWSVPGCQRIIRDAAGLAYIDDQGRLFPLPEVDEDDEEPVLFESEQIWFSKNPDGHYVIASLDGSIALRFAPLVVAEDGSDEDSTLFPLVAVEDANGNHQRFVYHPLTGLPQYIIDGNGRVFSLNFGNVADEQSPKMRLLSVSLLEGLPAFGETVRVGTPLVRYEYNGSGDLIRVIGRDGNVKRSFGYKNNLMVSHTDAAGLVSEYEYDHYTPTGKVIRNRTSLGEEWRFTYHEGYTEVTDILGRTEQYHYDYNNELTKRVFADGSTNLMERDDLGRLLSHTDAMGRVTRYQYSNEGQVESITRPDGVILHFDYDDNYRLIRKSDTESRYHGYTYDEVGNLLTHTDPLKHITRFEYAGNGLLLSVTDPNGSSTAYHYNENHQPDRITDCSGYETKLSYTPEGQLARITDALGQHTEYHYDTNQHLTLALYPDGSKETFGYDAAGRLTTHTDGEGHTTSYEYGQDGLPTRRTNALGHTFGYHYDQARRLVGLTNENGARYRFAYDILDRLIAESGFDHKLTGYRYNAGNELIEQREFGDEASLAAKLMAQLGGQPVPKKDAAPLSDGLDGQTPLRTTEFKRDVLGRLIHTLARNNDKVQETVYQYDLDGNLVRAANSHSITCFDYNGNGQIIGQHQWRVPTKEENARNGLPETDWRNAQYDMLYLPVTESILYHYDFNGNRTTTVLPDGRQINYLYYGSGHLHQISLDDEVISDIERDKLHREIYRTQGKLASRYELDPLGRLKRQIAALNDLTQTETAKNAVASAYAVKRSYGYDRTGNLTHSTDQRTSTTRFEYDKLGRITQAGNELFAFDPAHNILSDNNSPTVPDNRLKTYNGTTYYYDHFGNLIHRELADGEVQNYFYDLHDQLVKAEIFKKDGTKETWAYTYDALGRRIGKGRLKDGKVSDGLENQTRFVWDGSHLLQEIQPDGRYTYLYTDPDSYEPLAQVHNHTNAKGESHQQIHYFHCDQIGIPREMTDKDGNLLWFGNYTGWGRLKEETKVTDSAYQPFRLQNQYCDRETGLHYNFFRYYEPDGGRFVNQDPIGLFGGSNFYAFAPNTTKWIDTLGWFKYHGNWCGPDWTGGREEQYSKLRDNNGYYAEPMGVLDTACRQHDICYAKCREQFSCSGLEKYNCMVRCDDTLVNTSKNIQHDPNSSSIKRWGLEKAISQHYGPENDTNTCQNPPSLDKTIKKTSKNHR